One window of Stenotrophomonas indicatrix genomic DNA carries:
- a CDS encoding pseudouridine synthase translates to MLIAFNKPFNVLCQFTDRSMPPRPTLAGFGLPPRVYAAGRLDHDSEGLLLLTDNGTLAHKLTDPKHKADKLYWVQVEGTPSDEQLQQLRDGVVLNDGPTLPAKIERLDPAPELWPRDPPVRFRKTVPDSWLAITIREGRNRQVRRMTAAVNLPTLRLVRAAMGPYRLDDLQPGQWRQIG, encoded by the coding sequence ATGCTGATTGCCTTCAACAAGCCATTCAACGTGCTCTGCCAGTTCACCGACCGCAGCATGCCGCCGCGGCCTACATTGGCCGGTTTCGGCTTGCCGCCGCGCGTCTACGCTGCCGGCCGCCTCGACCATGACAGCGAAGGCCTGCTGCTGCTGACCGACAACGGCACGCTGGCGCACAAGCTGACCGACCCGAAGCACAAGGCGGACAAGCTCTACTGGGTGCAGGTGGAAGGCACGCCCAGCGACGAGCAGCTGCAGCAGCTGCGCGATGGCGTGGTGCTCAATGATGGTCCGACGCTGCCGGCGAAGATCGAGCGCCTCGATCCCGCGCCTGAGCTGTGGCCCCGCGATCCACCGGTGCGTTTCCGCAAGACGGTGCCCGACAGCTGGCTGGCGATCACGATCCGCGAGGGGCGTAACCGCCAAGTGCGGCGGATGACCGCTGCGGTGAACCTGCCGACGCTGCGGCTGGTACGCGCTGCAATGGGGCCGTACCGGCTGGATGACCTGCAGCCGGGGCAGTGGCGGCAGATAGGCTGA
- a CDS encoding class I SAM-dependent methyltransferase: MIAASSLRGCRVLLASALLVAVPAFAAPATVAPAKIQVSPAIDAAVKASTRDPANVKRDGFRHPAQTLGFFGVAPEKTVIEITPGNGWYSEILAPLLRDKGHYIAAVVDPQAVAEGRGRDYQQRSRDSLEKKYAAAPAQFDKTAVVAYDPAKPVFGAANSVDVVLTFRNVHNWRKAGQAQGMFQGFFNVLKPGGVLGVVEHRAKADVADADDTGYVGQQQVIAMAEAAGFKLDARTEVNANPRDTKDHPNGVWTLPPTNQHDKADDAKYQAIGESDRMTLRFVKP; this comes from the coding sequence ATGATTGCTGCCTCATCCCTGCGTGGTTGCCGCGTGCTGCTTGCCTCGGCGCTGCTGGTCGCCGTTCCCGCATTCGCTGCACCGGCCACGGTCGCACCGGCAAAGATCCAGGTGTCGCCGGCGATCGATGCGGCGGTGAAGGCCTCGACCCGCGACCCGGCCAACGTCAAGCGTGACGGTTTCCGTCATCCTGCGCAGACGCTGGGCTTCTTCGGCGTGGCGCCGGAGAAGACCGTCATCGAGATCACGCCCGGCAATGGCTGGTACTCGGAAATCCTGGCGCCGCTGCTGCGCGACAAGGGTCATTACATCGCCGCGGTGGTCGATCCGCAGGCCGTGGCGGAAGGTCGTGGCCGCGACTACCAGCAGCGCAGCCGCGACAGCCTGGAAAAGAAGTACGCCGCCGCACCGGCACAGTTCGACAAGACCGCCGTGGTCGCCTACGACCCGGCCAAGCCGGTGTTCGGTGCAGCCAACTCGGTCGATGTGGTGCTGACCTTCCGCAACGTGCACAACTGGCGCAAGGCCGGCCAGGCGCAGGGCATGTTCCAGGGCTTCTTCAACGTGCTCAAGCCGGGCGGCGTGCTCGGCGTGGTCGAGCACCGCGCCAAGGCCGACGTGGCCGACGCTGACGACACCGGTTATGTGGGCCAGCAGCAGGTGATCGCGATGGCCGAGGCCGCCGGTTTCAAGCTGGACGCGCGCACCGAGGTCAATGCCAACCCGCGCGATACCAAGGACCATCCGAATGGCGTCTGGACCCTGCCGCCGACCAACCAGCATGACAAGGCGGACGACGCCAAGTACCAGGCCATCGGTGAAAGCGACCGCATGACCCTGCGTTTCGTGAAGCCGTGA
- a CDS encoding aldo/keto reductase, which produces MTAIRELGRSGLHVAPLAFGGNVFGWSADEKASFALLDAFVDAGFNLVDTADVYSAWVPGNQGGESETLLGKWFVRSGKRDKVVLATKVAKWAERPGLTPDNINAAVEDSLRRLQTDVIDLYQAHEDDESTPLEATLAAFGRLIEAGKVRAIGASNYSATRLADALKVSTDYGLPRYETLQPEYNLYDRAGYEKELEPLVQREQIGVINYYALASGFLSGKYRTPDDAGKSSARGATVVKRYLNPRGLRILQALDDVASKHNATAAQIALAWQIARPSITAPIVSATSVEQLHDLLAAANVALSAQDVAQLDAASVEG; this is translated from the coding sequence ATGACGGCAATTCGCGAACTGGGCCGTTCCGGCCTGCATGTAGCTCCACTCGCCTTCGGTGGCAATGTGTTCGGCTGGAGCGCCGATGAGAAAGCCAGCTTCGCCCTGCTGGATGCCTTCGTTGATGCCGGCTTCAACCTGGTCGACACCGCCGATGTGTACTCGGCGTGGGTGCCGGGCAACCAGGGTGGCGAGTCGGAGACGCTGCTCGGCAAGTGGTTCGTGCGCAGCGGCAAGCGTGACAAGGTGGTGCTGGCGACCAAGGTGGCCAAATGGGCCGAGCGGCCCGGCCTCACCCCGGACAACATCAACGCAGCGGTGGAAGATTCGCTGCGTCGCCTGCAGACCGATGTGATCGATCTGTACCAAGCCCACGAGGACGATGAATCCACGCCGCTGGAAGCCACCCTGGCTGCGTTCGGTCGCCTGATCGAGGCGGGCAAGGTGCGCGCGATCGGTGCGTCCAACTACAGCGCCACGCGTCTGGCCGATGCCTTGAAGGTCTCTACCGACTACGGGCTGCCGCGCTATGAAACCCTGCAGCCGGAGTACAACCTGTACGACCGCGCCGGCTACGAGAAGGAACTGGAACCGCTGGTGCAGCGCGAGCAGATCGGCGTGATCAACTACTACGCACTGGCCAGCGGCTTCCTCAGTGGCAAGTACCGCACACCGGATGATGCCGGCAAGAGCAGCGCGCGTGGCGCCACGGTGGTCAAGCGCTATCTGAACCCGCGCGGCCTGCGCATCCTGCAGGCGCTGGATGACGTGGCCAGCAAGCACAACGCCACTGCCGCGCAGATCGCGCTGGCCTGGCAGATCGCACGGCCGTCGATCACCGCACCGATTGTCAGTGCCACCAGTGTGGAACAGCTGCACGACCTGCTGGCGGCAGCGAACGTAGCGTTGAGCGCGCAGGACGTGGCGCAGCTGGATGCGGCCAGCGTGGAAGGTTGA
- a CDS encoding NAD(P)/FAD-dependent oxidoreductase: MNPDVLIVGGSYAGIAAGLILARARRPVTIIDAGSPRNRFASHSHGVLGMDGISGAELLKNARQQLLDYPTVRWLNAEAVRATASADGVEVHTADGQVLTARKLLLATGIADQLPELPGIAERWGSTVLHCPYCHGYEVGGGSIGLLGGHPMSAGKAPLFADWGNVTFFSQGLPISDEELAAMQQRGVQIETRPVVGVHGDQPTWLEVELADGRRIAQRALFVPAGQAMATPLVQQLGCALVESPLGVLIEVDMMKQTSVPNVHAAGDATTVGNITLAMAEGVRAGIGVHHALVGEDSLPR; encoded by the coding sequence ATGAATCCTGATGTCCTCATCGTCGGCGGCAGCTACGCCGGCATCGCCGCCGGACTGATCCTGGCGCGTGCGCGTCGGCCGGTCACGATCATTGACGCGGGTTCGCCGCGAAACCGCTTCGCCAGCCATTCGCACGGCGTGCTGGGCATGGACGGGATCAGTGGCGCCGAGTTGCTGAAGAACGCGCGCCAGCAGTTGCTGGACTACCCGACCGTGCGCTGGCTGAATGCCGAAGCCGTGCGGGCCACGGCCAGCGCCGATGGTGTGGAGGTGCATACCGCCGACGGCCAGGTGCTGACCGCGCGCAAGCTGCTGCTGGCCACCGGCATCGCCGACCAGCTGCCCGAACTGCCCGGCATCGCCGAACGCTGGGGCAGCACCGTGCTGCATTGCCCGTACTGCCACGGTTACGAAGTGGGCGGCGGTTCGATCGGCCTGCTCGGCGGCCATCCGATGTCGGCCGGCAAGGCGCCGCTGTTCGCCGATTGGGGCAACGTCACCTTCTTCAGCCAGGGCCTGCCGATCAGCGACGAGGAGCTGGCCGCCATGCAGCAGCGCGGCGTGCAGATCGAAACCAGGCCGGTGGTGGGCGTGCACGGCGATCAGCCCACCTGGCTGGAGGTCGAACTGGCCGATGGCCGCCGCATCGCCCAGCGTGCGCTGTTCGTGCCTGCCGGCCAAGCGATGGCCACGCCGCTGGTACAGCAACTGGGCTGCGCGTTGGTGGAAAGTCCGCTGGGCGTGCTGATCGAGGTGGACATGATGAAACAGACCTCGGTGCCGAACGTCCATGCGGCCGGTGATGCGACCACAGTCGGCAACATCACCCTGGCCATGGCCGAAGGGGTGCGCGCGGGTATCGGCGTGCACCACGCGCTGGTCGGCGAAGACAGCCTGCCGCGTTGA
- a CDS encoding Rrf2 family transcriptional regulator — protein sequence MKSANPLSDALHVMAHLVGQPGPRTSEQLATCLPTHPVVIRRLLAQMHRAGLVRSTRGHGGGSQLARDAATITLHDVYQAIGAPPMVQVGTREGMGGCPIQQLVNQALLESAREAQRLLEQRLQATTLDQLGADFARHLAHHRSLEAHHES from the coding sequence ATGAAATCCGCGAACCCCCTTTCCGACGCTCTGCACGTGATGGCCCATCTGGTCGGCCAGCCCGGGCCGCGAACCTCCGAACAGCTGGCCACCTGCCTGCCGACCCATCCGGTGGTGATCCGCCGCCTGCTGGCGCAGATGCACAGGGCCGGCCTGGTCCGCAGCACGCGCGGCCACGGTGGTGGCAGCCAGCTCGCCCGCGATGCGGCGACGATCACCCTGCACGACGTCTACCAGGCCATCGGCGCGCCGCCGATGGTCCAGGTCGGTACCCGCGAAGGCATGGGCGGCTGCCCGATCCAGCAACTGGTCAACCAGGCCCTGCTGGAGAGCGCCCGCGAAGCGCAGCGCCTGCTCGAGCAGCGGCTGCAGGCAACCACCCTCGACCAGCTTGGCGCCGACTTCGCCCGCCATCTTGCCCATCACCGTTCCCTGGAAGCTCACCATGAATCCTGA
- a CDS encoding methyl-accepting chemotaxis protein has translation MKASSHAPRLQSKLLGAVSVGLAVVLICALAGLASAWLKLSTEVPPEVAHSRDAERLQREFRGQVQEWKNVLLRGHDDALRRHHLQAFDSEGRLVAKLAKGLAASPDARTRELAQAFSGLHAQLQQDYHAALQAFADASYDPAVGDSLVRGKDRPVASALDALSVRATEVAEAAVTARSQDSRQVLVACAALTIGAAVLLLIALGWWLRRAVVQPVLAVEAAARAVAAGDLDHVVQVRSRDEIGRLAQAMQAVQSTLRGVLDAQTAMARAHDAGTISHRMDSSAFPGAYGTMVADTNTLVDAHIQVKMRAITIMGRYAVGDLSLDMERLPGEKAVITQALDAVKSNLGAINGEIRRLAEAAAAGDFSQRGDSARFEHDFRAMVEGLNRLMQTTEYNLGDVSTMLRAIADGRLGARMHGDFQGVFARIAGDANTTAAQLATIVTDIKHASGNIHTAAAEIAAGNNDLSRRTEQQAANLEETAASMEELTSTVRQNAEHARQANQLAIGAHSVASHGGEVVGQVVATMDAIEGSSRQIADIISVIDGIAFQTNILALNAAVEAARAGEQGRGFAVVASEVRTLAQRSAAAAKEIKSLIEASVEQVGHGAQRVRQAGDTMAEIVASVQRVTDIMAEISAASQEQSAGIEQVSQTIIQMDGTTQQNAALVEEASAAARSLEQQANRLIDSVDVFDLGAATAAKGALAHAA, from the coding sequence ATGAAAGCCTCTTCCCATGCGCCGCGGCTGCAGTCGAAGCTGCTCGGTGCCGTTTCTGTTGGTCTGGCTGTTGTCCTGATATGCGCCTTGGCGGGCCTGGCGTCGGCCTGGTTGAAGCTGTCCACCGAAGTCCCTCCGGAGGTCGCCCACAGCCGCGACGCCGAGCGCCTGCAGCGTGAGTTCCGCGGGCAGGTGCAGGAATGGAAGAACGTGCTGCTGCGTGGCCACGATGACGCGTTGCGCCGGCACCACCTGCAGGCCTTCGACAGCGAAGGCCGCCTCGTTGCCAAACTGGCCAAAGGCCTGGCCGCCAGCCCCGATGCGCGCACGCGGGAACTGGCTCAAGCGTTTTCCGGACTGCACGCACAGTTGCAGCAGGACTACCACGCGGCGTTGCAGGCCTTCGCTGACGCCAGCTACGACCCTGCGGTGGGCGATTCACTGGTGCGTGGCAAGGACCGTCCGGTGGCCAGTGCACTGGATGCCTTGAGCGTGCGTGCCACCGAGGTGGCCGAGGCTGCAGTGACGGCGCGTTCGCAGGATTCCCGGCAGGTGCTGGTGGCGTGCGCCGCGCTGACCATCGGCGCCGCCGTGCTGCTGCTGATCGCCCTTGGCTGGTGGCTGCGGCGCGCCGTGGTGCAGCCGGTGCTGGCGGTGGAAGCGGCCGCGCGTGCGGTCGCCGCCGGCGACCTCGACCACGTGGTGCAGGTGCGCAGCCGCGACGAGATCGGTCGCCTGGCACAGGCGATGCAGGCCGTGCAGAGCACCCTGCGTGGTGTGCTTGATGCGCAGACCGCGATGGCCAGGGCACACGACGCAGGCACGATCAGCCACCGCATGGATAGCAGCGCCTTCCCCGGCGCCTACGGCACGATGGTGGCCGACACCAACACCTTGGTCGATGCCCACATCCAGGTGAAAATGCGCGCGATTACGATCATGGGCCGCTATGCAGTGGGCGATCTCAGCCTGGACATGGAGCGCCTGCCGGGCGAAAAAGCCGTGATCACCCAAGCGCTGGATGCGGTCAAATCCAACCTCGGTGCGATCAACGGCGAGATCCGCCGCCTGGCCGAAGCCGCTGCCGCAGGCGACTTCAGCCAGCGCGGCGACAGCGCGCGCTTCGAGCATGATTTCCGCGCGATGGTCGAGGGCCTGAACCGGTTGATGCAGACCACCGAATACAACCTCGGCGACGTCTCGACGATGCTGCGTGCCATTGCCGATGGCCGCCTGGGTGCACGCATGCACGGCGATTTCCAGGGCGTGTTCGCCCGCATTGCCGGCGATGCCAACACCACGGCGGCACAACTGGCCACGATCGTCACCGACATCAAGCACGCCTCGGGCAACATCCACACCGCCGCCGCCGAGATTGCCGCCGGCAACAACGACCTGTCACGCCGCACCGAACAGCAGGCGGCGAACCTGGAAGAAACCGCCGCGTCGATGGAAGAACTGACCTCTACGGTGCGCCAGAACGCCGAGCATGCGCGGCAGGCCAACCAGCTGGCGATCGGTGCGCACAGCGTGGCCTCGCATGGTGGTGAAGTGGTCGGCCAGGTCGTGGCGACGATGGATGCGATCGAAGGCTCGTCGCGGCAGATCGCCGACATCATCAGTGTGATAGACGGCATCGCATTCCAGACCAACATCCTGGCGTTGAATGCGGCGGTGGAAGCGGCGCGTGCCGGTGAGCAGGGCCGCGGCTTCGCGGTGGTCGCCAGTGAAGTGCGTACGCTCGCGCAGCGGTCGGCGGCAGCGGCCAAGGAAATCAAATCGCTGATCGAGGCGTCGGTGGAACAGGTGGGCCACGGTGCGCAGCGTGTGCGCCAGGCCGGCGACACCATGGCTGAGATCGTCGCTTCGGTGCAGCGCGTGACCGACATCATGGCTGAGATTTCGGCTGCCTCGCAGGAGCAGTCGGCCGGCATCGAGCAGGTCAGCCAGACCATCATCCAGATGGACGGCACCACCCAGCAGAATGCTGCGCTGGTGGAAGAAGCGAGTGCGGCGGCGCGCAGCCTGGAACAGCAGGCGAACCGCTTGATCGACTCGGTGGATGTGTTCGATCTGGGAGCCGCGACGGCAGCGAAGGGTGCCTTGGCGCACGCGGCGTGA
- a CDS encoding LysR substrate-binding domain-containing protein: MKTTLDEMQAFLAVIDSGSISAAAEQLGQTPSGVSRALGRLEDKLGTTLLTRTTRRLHLTAEGEAYLRHARAIIDAVESAEEQMAARRERPAGRLRVDAAMPFVLHVIAPLVAGYRARYPEVQLELNSSERYIDLLERRTDLAIRIGPLADSTLHARPLGRCRLQLLASLGYLAAHGEPTSVAALGQHTLLGFNEPESLNRWPLPGDADGQLLVRPDIAVSSGETLRTLAVEGVGITCLSDFVTERDRAAGTLVPVLAAQTLDVYQPIHAVYYRNTAVSARISSFLDYLGEAMAASDYLR; the protein is encoded by the coding sequence ATGAAAACCACCCTCGACGAAATGCAGGCCTTCCTGGCGGTGATCGACAGCGGTTCGATCAGCGCCGCCGCCGAGCAGCTGGGGCAGACGCCTTCAGGCGTGAGCCGCGCGCTGGGCAGGCTGGAGGACAAGCTGGGCACGACCCTGCTGACCCGTACCACCCGCCGCCTGCACCTGACCGCCGAGGGCGAGGCCTACCTGCGCCATGCCCGGGCGATCATCGATGCGGTGGAATCGGCCGAGGAACAGATGGCTGCGCGGCGCGAACGTCCGGCTGGCCGGCTGCGGGTGGATGCGGCGATGCCGTTCGTGCTGCACGTGATCGCGCCGTTGGTGGCCGGCTACCGCGCGCGCTACCCGGAGGTGCAGCTGGAGTTGAACAGTTCCGAGCGCTACATCGACCTGCTGGAGCGGCGTACCGACCTGGCGATCCGCATCGGCCCGCTGGCCGATTCCACCCTGCATGCACGGCCGCTGGGGCGCTGCCGGCTGCAGCTGCTGGCCAGCCTGGGCTATCTGGCCGCGCACGGGGAGCCGACCAGCGTGGCGGCATTGGGTCAGCACACGCTGCTGGGGTTCAACGAGCCGGAGTCATTGAACCGCTGGCCACTGCCGGGCGATGCCGATGGGCAGCTGCTGGTGCGCCCGGATATCGCGGTGTCCAGCGGCGAGACCCTGCGCACGCTGGCGGTGGAGGGCGTGGGCATCACCTGCCTGTCCGACTTCGTGACCGAACGTGATCGTGCGGCCGGCACGTTGGTGCCGGTGCTGGCCGCACAGACGCTGGATGTGTACCAGCCGATCCACGCGGTGTACTACCGCAACACGGCCGTATCGGCGCGTATCAGCTCGTTCCTGGATTACCTGGGTGAAGCGATGGCTGCATCGGATTACCTGCGCTGA
- a CDS encoding MFS transporter produces the protein MIRGIPLALLALTLGAFAIGTTEFVIVGLIPTIAADLQVSLPSAGLLVSLYALGVAVGAPVLTALTGRVPRKTLLVALMVLFTLGNVIAWMAPGYTSLIVARILTGLAHGVFFSIGSIIATAVVPKEKAASAIAIMFTGLTVALVTGVPLGTFIGQHLGWRATFLAVAGLGVIALLGALLFVPRGLAQSAPATFRQQLGVLAQPRLLMVYAITALGYGGTFLSFTYLTPILQDVTGFSANAVSLVLLVYGVSVAIGNLWGGRMADRMGPVPALKRIFALLAVVLLVMTFTAHNTWLMLLTVLALGAVAFGNVPGLQVYVVKQAQRYAPQATDVASGLNIAAFNIGIALGASLGGLVVEHIGLMHTPWLGALVVVGAYGLTVLSGRLDRRDGIDDRAEGITVAAH, from the coding sequence ATGATCCGTGGCATTCCGCTCGCCCTGCTGGCGCTGACCCTCGGCGCCTTTGCCATCGGCACCACCGAGTTCGTCATCGTCGGCCTGATCCCGACCATCGCCGCCGACCTGCAGGTCAGCCTGCCGTCGGCGGGTCTGCTGGTCTCCCTGTATGCCCTCGGCGTGGCCGTCGGCGCACCGGTGCTGACCGCGCTCACCGGCCGTGTGCCGCGCAAGACGTTGCTGGTGGCGCTGATGGTGCTGTTCACCCTCGGCAACGTCATCGCGTGGATGGCACCGGGTTACACCTCGCTGATCGTCGCCCGCATCCTCACCGGCCTGGCCCACGGCGTGTTCTTCTCGATCGGCTCGATCATCGCCACCGCGGTGGTGCCGAAGGAGAAGGCCGCCAGTGCCATCGCCATCATGTTCACCGGCTTGACCGTGGCACTGGTGACCGGCGTACCGCTGGGCACCTTCATCGGCCAGCACCTGGGCTGGCGCGCTACGTTCCTGGCCGTGGCCGGGCTGGGCGTGATCGCGCTGCTGGGCGCGCTGCTGTTCGTGCCGCGCGGCCTGGCACAGAGCGCGCCGGCCACCTTCCGCCAGCAGCTGGGCGTGCTTGCGCAGCCGCGCCTGCTGATGGTCTACGCCATCACCGCACTCGGCTACGGCGGCACGTTCCTGTCCTTCACCTACCTGACGCCGATCCTGCAGGACGTCACCGGCTTCTCGGCCAACGCGGTCAGCCTGGTGCTGCTGGTGTATGGCGTGTCGGTGGCGATCGGCAACCTGTGGGGTGGCCGCATGGCCGACCGCATGGGTCCGGTGCCCGCGCTGAAGCGCATCTTCGCGCTGCTGGCCGTGGTGCTGCTGGTGATGACCTTCACCGCCCACAACACCTGGCTGATGCTGCTGACCGTACTGGCATTGGGCGCAGTGGCATTCGGCAACGTGCCCGGCCTGCAGGTGTATGTAGTCAAGCAGGCACAGCGCTACGCACCGCAGGCCACCGATGTGGCCTCGGGCCTGAACATCGCCGCCTTCAACATTGGCATCGCACTGGGTGCGTCGCTGGGCGGCCTGGTGGTCGAGCACATCGGCCTGATGCATACGCCGTGGCTGGGTGCGCTGGTGGTGGTCGGCGCGTATGGCCTGACCGTACTGAGCGGCCGCCTGGACCGTCGCGACGGCATCGATGATCGCGCCGAGGGCATCACGGTGGCGGCGCATTGA
- the dkgB gene encoding 2,5-didehydrogluconate reductase DkgB has translation MTVPAFGLGTFRLKDQTVIDSVRNALDVGYRAIDTAQIYGNEAEVGQAIAESGVPRDEIYLTTKVWITEFKRDALLASLRTSLGKLRTDHVDLALIHWPSPNDKVDTPMEEYLTALAEAKAQGLTREIGISNFTIAQTRKAIEILGADAIATNQVEIHPYLQNRLLVKFLQDNGIHVTAYMSLAYGEVTKDPVIQAIAGRHQASPAQIALAWALQQDYAVIPSSTKRENLASNLEAAAIRLTEDDMAQIAKLDRGHRLANPEGIAPAWD, from the coding sequence ATGACTGTCCCCGCTTTCGGCCTTGGCACCTTCCGCCTGAAAGACCAGACCGTGATCGACTCGGTGCGCAACGCACTGGACGTCGGCTACCGCGCCATCGACACCGCGCAGATCTACGGCAACGAAGCCGAGGTCGGCCAGGCCATCGCCGAGTCCGGCGTGCCGCGTGACGAGATCTACCTGACCACCAAGGTGTGGATCACCGAGTTCAAGCGCGACGCACTGCTGGCGAGCCTGCGCACCAGCCTGGGAAAGCTGCGCACCGACCATGTCGACCTGGCGCTGATCCACTGGCCGTCGCCGAACGACAAGGTCGATACGCCGATGGAGGAGTACCTGACCGCGCTGGCTGAAGCCAAGGCGCAGGGGCTGACCCGCGAGATTGGCATCTCCAACTTCACCATCGCCCAGACCCGCAAGGCGATTGAGATCCTCGGTGCCGATGCGATCGCCACCAACCAGGTAGAGATCCACCCGTACCTGCAGAACCGCCTGCTAGTGAAGTTCCTGCAGGACAACGGCATCCACGTCACCGCGTACATGAGCCTGGCCTATGGCGAGGTGACCAAGGACCCGGTGATCCAGGCCATCGCCGGCCGCCATCAGGCCAGCCCGGCACAGATCGCACTGGCGTGGGCGCTGCAGCAGGACTACGCGGTCATTCCGTCGTCGACCAAGCGCGAGAACCTGGCCAGCAACCTGGAAGCGGCAGCGATCCGCCTGACCGAGGACGACATGGCCCAGATCGCCAAGCTGGACCGCGGCCATCGCCTGGCCAATCCGGAAGGCATTGCGCCGGCTTGGGATTGA
- a CDS encoding hybrid sensor histidine kinase/response regulator — translation MPYSDTPFANAEPTALLRAARSLGMHRLCLLLSCLQEPRASWIRVLLQALVVLWCYLWTKGPQPVLVNEAVHVLPASIVLFAVACAWALWINRFPDRGTQWRDAAGLVLSLVMIGAQVAPAFILLMALNAILPFLVIAATAIYGRRAIVPAIAATTIALLSAAPDGYWISRPAYLAYALCLTILLPAVVAAMVAAMRDIALKAVASRSAQGRFVGAMSHELRTPLNAIINGIQLMEVDDIAQAQRRALDVVAKNARALRNRIDDVLDVASIDGGALQLRSEACSLASILDAMLASCEPCAADKGVVLRVDGDTSAIWMLADAGRIEQVITNLVGNAIKFSPMGSQADVAVRAVRSGSNWDVRIAVSDSGNGIDEKDRASIFSPFVQLSEGEARCEQGVGLGLYIVRWISDAMNGSVEVGRSVSGGGLFVWRFTVPVAEEAPAAPSLDRLLQDHSASVRSLHCLLFEDVETNRQVVEKLLDCAGHRISCRGDGREAQEAIEALAPDVVLLDLHMPGCSGWEVLEMIGQLPAPPPVLVMSADTRVQVIERAQALGAAGFLCKPLEVQEVLNNLRDVASGAAPCTAL, via the coding sequence ATGCCATATTCGGACACTCCCTTCGCAAACGCTGAACCCACTGCGTTGCTTCGCGCCGCACGGTCGCTGGGAATGCATCGCCTTTGTCTGCTGCTGTCCTGCCTGCAGGAGCCGCGCGCAAGCTGGATAAGGGTGCTGTTGCAGGCTCTGGTCGTACTCTGGTGCTATCTCTGGACGAAGGGGCCACAACCTGTTCTTGTGAACGAGGCGGTGCATGTACTACCCGCGTCCATCGTGCTGTTTGCGGTCGCCTGCGCATGGGCGCTGTGGATCAACCGCTTCCCGGATCGAGGCACGCAGTGGCGTGATGCAGCAGGCCTGGTACTCAGCCTGGTGATGATCGGCGCGCAGGTCGCACCTGCGTTCATCCTGCTGATGGCGCTGAACGCGATCCTGCCCTTCCTGGTGATCGCTGCAACGGCCATCTACGGACGCAGAGCGATTGTGCCGGCAATCGCTGCCACGACGATCGCACTGCTGTCGGCCGCTCCGGATGGTTACTGGATCTCTCGTCCTGCCTACCTTGCCTACGCGCTGTGCTTGACCATTCTGTTGCCCGCCGTGGTCGCTGCGATGGTGGCCGCGATGCGGGACATCGCGCTGAAGGCCGTCGCGTCACGCAGCGCGCAGGGGCGCTTCGTCGGCGCCATGAGCCATGAACTGCGTACGCCGCTGAACGCGATCATCAACGGTATCCAGTTGATGGAGGTTGATGACATCGCGCAGGCCCAGCGCCGCGCATTGGACGTTGTTGCAAAGAACGCCCGTGCGCTCCGTAACCGTATCGACGACGTACTTGATGTAGCCAGTATTGATGGCGGAGCGCTCCAGCTTCGTTCGGAGGCTTGCTCACTGGCGTCCATTCTCGATGCGATGCTGGCCAGCTGCGAACCCTGCGCCGCCGACAAAGGGGTCGTTCTTCGTGTCGATGGGGATACCAGCGCCATCTGGATGCTGGCCGATGCTGGCCGGATCGAGCAGGTCATCACCAATCTGGTTGGCAATGCCATCAAGTTCAGTCCGATGGGCAGCCAGGCAGATGTTGCCGTGCGGGCTGTGCGTAGCGGTTCGAACTGGGATGTGCGTATTGCAGTATCTGATTCGGGCAACGGAATCGATGAAAAGGATCGTGCTTCGATCTTTTCGCCCTTCGTCCAGCTCAGTGAAGGCGAGGCTCGTTGCGAGCAGGGCGTTGGGCTGGGCCTCTACATTGTGCGCTGGATATCGGACGCCATGAACGGATCGGTCGAGGTCGGCCGCAGCGTGTCGGGTGGCGGACTCTTCGTGTGGCGCTTCACGGTGCCTGTCGCCGAAGAGGCACCAGCGGCACCTTCACTGGACCGGTTGCTGCAGGATCATTCGGCCTCTGTGAGGTCTCTGCATTGCCTGTTGTTCGAGGACGTGGAGACCAATCGACAGGTGGTCGAGAAGCTGCTGGATTGCGCCGGACATCGCATCAGTTGTCGGGGTGATGGACGTGAGGCGCAGGAGGCAATTGAAGCGCTGGCGCCTGATGTCGTGCTGCTGGATCTGCACATGCCCGGTTGCAGCGGCTGGGAGGTGTTGGAGATGATCGGGCAGTTGCCTGCTCCACCGCCTGTCCTGGTGATGAGTGCGGATACCCGCGTGCAGGTGATCGAGCGGGCGCAGGCCTTGGGCGCAGCCGGATTCCTGTGCAAGCCCCTGGAGGTGCAGGAGGTTCTGAACAATCTGCGCGATGTTGCGAGCGGCGCCGCGCCGTGCACCGCCCTGTAG